From Oceanococcus atlanticus, a single genomic window includes:
- a CDS encoding chemotaxis protein CheW, which produces MLSSDVQELRALADQPFRLLVELDQRLQTRFTDVGGTDASDAWVGLGFRLGEFSLLAPQREIREVITVPAYSRVPNAKSWLLGIANVRGSLLPLIDLRQLLDGEPSVVSRSSRFMVLNSEEIPAGFLVDSVSGYRRFASHEQRNDLVTKQSANWQEFLLGSFVRDQQAYLVFSFMKLALADVFQNASA; this is translated from the coding sequence ATGCTCAGTTCCGACGTTCAAGAACTCCGGGCGCTGGCTGATCAACCGTTCCGCCTCCTGGTTGAGCTGGATCAGCGTTTACAAACACGCTTTACCGACGTGGGCGGCACGGATGCCAGCGATGCCTGGGTCGGGTTGGGGTTTCGGCTGGGTGAGTTTTCCCTGCTTGCACCGCAGCGTGAAATTCGTGAAGTGATTACCGTGCCCGCCTATTCGCGTGTGCCGAATGCCAAATCCTGGCTGTTGGGTATCGCGAACGTGCGCGGCAGTTTGTTGCCGCTGATTGATCTGCGCCAGCTGCTCGACGGCGAGCCCAGCGTGGTTTCGCGTAGCAGCCGTTTCATGGTGCTCAATTCCGAGGAAATTCCGGCCGGTTTTCTGGTTGACAGCGTCAGCGGCTACCGGCGATTTGCCAGTCATGAACAGCGTAACGACCTGGTAACCAAGCAATCGGCCAACTGGCAGGAATTCCTGCTGGGCAGTTTCGTGCGCGATCAGCAGGCGTATCTGGTGTTCAGCTTCATGAAGCTGGCTTTGGCTGATGTGTTCCAGAACGCGAGCGCGTGA
- the pilG gene encoding twitching motility response regulator PilG: MVVDDSKTIRKTAESLLSRAGCEVSAATDGYEALAKIAELKPDLIFVDIMMPRLDGYQTCALIKGNPRFAKTPVIMLSSKDGLFDRARGRIVGSDHYLTKPFTRDELIAAVESHKPSRAG; the protein is encoded by the coding sequence ATGGTGGTGGACGATTCCAAAACCATCAGAAAGACAGCCGAAAGCCTGCTGTCCCGGGCCGGGTGTGAGGTGTCTGCGGCGACCGATGGGTATGAGGCCCTGGCCAAGATTGCCGAGCTCAAACCGGATCTTATTTTCGTCGACATCATGATGCCGCGTCTGGATGGTTATCAGACATGCGCGCTGATCAAGGGCAATCCGCGCTTTGCCAAAACGCCGGTGATCATGCTGTCTTCCAAGGATGGGCTCTTTGACCGGGCGCGCGGGCGCATCGTCGGCTCGGATCACTATCTGACCAAGCCCTTCACGCGCGATGAACTGATCGCTGCGGTCGAGTCACATAAACCCAGTCGCGCGGGATAG
- the gshB gene encoding glutathione synthase: MNVENTSRLRRLGIVMDPISAIKPAKDTSLALLLEAQARGYELHYLEMADLFLDGGRAGGSSRPLRVRDSLDDWYSLEDRQSIWLDELDVILMRKDPPFDQEFLYATQILDVAQRAGARVVNDPGALRDFNEKLALARYPQFTAPTRVDRDMGRLRAFVAEHDDTVIKPLDGMGGASIFRLRSDDPNLGVVLETLTHHGQRYAMIQKYLPAIREGDKRILVINGEPWPYALARIPAEGESRGNLAAGGRGVGRELSPRDREIAETLGPDLRARGLLFVGLDVIGDHLTEVNVTSPTCVRELDKQYGSNISARLFDALEADLDSASRA; encoded by the coding sequence ATGAACGTCGAAAACACCTCCCGCTTGCGCCGCCTTGGCATCGTCATGGACCCGATCAGCGCGATCAAACCGGCCAAGGACACCAGCCTTGCATTGCTGCTTGAGGCCCAGGCTCGCGGTTACGAGCTGCACTATCTGGAAATGGCCGATCTGTTTCTTGATGGGGGTCGAGCCGGCGGCTCATCGCGCCCACTGCGCGTGCGCGACTCGCTGGATGACTGGTACAGCCTGGAAGACCGCCAATCGATATGGCTGGACGAACTTGATGTCATCCTGATGCGCAAGGATCCACCCTTCGATCAGGAATTCCTCTACGCCACGCAAATTCTCGACGTGGCTCAACGGGCTGGGGCACGGGTGGTCAACGACCCGGGTGCGCTACGCGATTTCAACGAAAAACTGGCCCTGGCACGTTATCCGCAGTTCACCGCACCCACCCGGGTGGATCGCGACATGGGGCGCTTGAGAGCCTTCGTTGCCGAACACGACGACACGGTCATCAAGCCACTGGATGGCATGGGCGGGGCCTCCATTTTTCGCCTGCGCAGTGACGACCCCAATCTGGGCGTGGTGCTGGAAACGCTGACTCACCATGGGCAGCGCTACGCGATGATTCAAAAATATCTGCCGGCCATCCGTGAAGGTGACAAGCGCATACTGGTCATCAACGGAGAACCCTGGCCCTACGCTCTGGCGCGCATTCCGGCCGAGGGCGAATCACGCGGCAATCTCGCTGCCGGCGGGCGTGGCGTTGGCCGTGAGTTGTCGCCCCGTGATCGCGAGATCGCCGAAACGCTGGGCCCTGATCTTCGTGCGCGCGGCTTGTTGTTTGTTGGCCTGGATGTGATCGGCGATCACCTGACCGAGGTTAATGTCACCAGCCCAACCTGCGTACGTGAGTTGGACAAGCAGTACGGCAGCAATATCAGTGCACGCTTGTTTGATGCGCTTGAGGCTGATCTCGACAGCGCTTCGCGCGCATGA
- a CDS encoding FAD:protein FMN transferase, with protein sequence MKQTIIGLALCAVLAWGVWQQRPEPVHNDVVHRELFALGTLIQISVAGHIEPAVMNQAQAALTDLETRWSVLGDGDLAQLNKTLQTQTSAPLPSTLQAGFAAARQLCLDSGGRFDPGVGDLVRLWGFDDEDHFRTTPPPADQLNAALQQRSSLCDSHIDPQTVVVDQVPARFDFGASAKGRAVDEVIALLQAAGIHNAIINAGGDIKVIGRRAQRAWRIGIRHPRPVDGRTMLASLQVHDGEAIFTSGDYERFFIDNGVRYHHILDPRTGLPAMGSQSATVLHSSAERADAAATALFVAGAQDAASVMQQMGVDSWLLVDANGRLHASDAMRARIPDLASQ encoded by the coding sequence ATGAAGCAAACAATCATCGGGCTGGCCCTGTGCGCAGTTCTGGCGTGGGGCGTTTGGCAGCAACGTCCGGAGCCGGTTCACAATGACGTTGTGCACCGCGAACTGTTCGCACTCGGCACGCTGATTCAGATTTCAGTCGCTGGCCACATCGAACCCGCAGTGATGAATCAGGCGCAAGCGGCACTGACCGACCTTGAGACGCGCTGGTCGGTGCTCGGCGACGGCGATCTGGCGCAGCTCAATAAGACACTCCAAACTCAAACGAGCGCGCCTCTGCCATCCACACTTCAGGCTGGATTCGCAGCAGCACGTCAGCTGTGCCTGGACAGCGGCGGCCGCTTCGACCCGGGCGTCGGCGACCTGGTTCGGTTGTGGGGCTTCGATGACGAGGACCACTTCCGAACCACGCCACCGCCAGCGGATCAACTCAACGCCGCGCTACAGCAACGCAGCAGCCTATGCGACAGCCACATCGACCCACAGACGGTGGTGGTGGATCAGGTGCCCGCGCGCTTCGATTTCGGAGCCTCGGCCAAAGGACGCGCGGTCGATGAGGTCATTGCCTTGCTTCAGGCTGCCGGCATCCACAACGCCATCATCAACGCAGGTGGCGATATCAAAGTAATCGGTCGACGCGCACAACGGGCATGGCGTATCGGCATCCGGCACCCACGCCCGGTGGACGGGCGCACCATGCTGGCTTCACTCCAAGTTCACGACGGCGAAGCCATCTTCACCTCCGGCGACTACGAGCGCTTCTTTATCGATAACGGGGTGCGTTACCACCACATTCTTGATCCACGCACCGGCTTACCCGCCATGGGCAGCCAATCGGCCACCGTCCTGCACAGCAGTGCGGAACGCGCCGACGCCGCGGCAACAGCCCTGTTTGTGGCCGGCGCACAGGATGCTGCCAGCGTGATGCAACAGATGGGCGTGGACAGCTGGCTGCTGGTCGACGCCAACGGCCGCCTTCACGCCAGTGATGCCATGCGCGCCCGAATTCCGGATCTGGCGAGCCAGTGA
- a CDS encoding NusG domain II-containing protein has translation MTHADRILLLLLLVAVGALFRVYWTPPKPATQAVLTGPQQRLNLNLDENTQVHIHGPLGDSVLEVVDGGVRFVSSPCRHQICVRSGWHRSAGAVAACVPNRISLVLSGGEREFDAISY, from the coding sequence GTGACCCACGCAGACCGCATACTGCTGTTGCTGCTGCTGGTCGCGGTCGGAGCCTTGTTCCGGGTGTACTGGACGCCGCCCAAACCCGCCACCCAGGCTGTGCTGACCGGACCACAGCAACGCCTGAACCTAAACCTGGATGAGAATACTCAGGTGCATATCCATGGCCCGTTAGGCGATAGCGTGCTGGAGGTGGTCGATGGCGGCGTCCGCTTCGTATCATCACCGTGCCGGCACCAGATCTGCGTGCGTTCAGGCTGGCACCGCAGTGCCGGCGCGGTCGCCGCCTGTGTGCCCAATCGCATCAGCCTGGTTTTGAGCGGCGGCGAGCGTGAGTTCGATGCAATCAGCTACTGA
- a CDS encoding Gx transporter family protein: MQSATDSRFDGLVAGYAALAIVIHILEAGLPSPIPGIKPGLANVVTLVVLLRHGWALAAWVVVLRVLVSALLLGTFLTPTFILSLSGACASLTALGLVHLVQQRLPLFSAYGYAMPSACAHMLGQFLVAYALFVPHEGLLKLLPVLSSAALLFGLCTGWLAMRILAAMSPLPRAPSDEPT, translated from the coding sequence ATGCAATCAGCTACTGACTCTCGCTTCGACGGGCTGGTTGCCGGCTACGCGGCGCTGGCTATCGTGATTCATATTCTTGAAGCCGGCCTGCCCTCGCCCATCCCTGGCATCAAACCCGGCTTGGCCAATGTCGTCACTCTTGTGGTGCTGTTACGCCATGGCTGGGCACTGGCCGCCTGGGTTGTGGTTTTGCGCGTGCTGGTCAGCGCACTGCTGCTGGGTACCTTCCTGACCCCAACCTTCATACTGAGTCTGTCCGGCGCATGTGCCAGTCTGACCGCGCTGGGTCTGGTTCATCTGGTACAGCAGCGCCTGCCGCTATTCAGCGCATATGGCTACGCCATGCCGTCAGCGTGTGCGCACATGCTCGGCCAATTCCTGGTCGCCTACGCCTTGTTTGTGCCGCATGAAGGACTGCTCAAATTGCTACCTGTACTGAGCAGCGCGGCCTTGCTGTTCGGGCTGTGCACCGGCTGGCTGGCGATGCGCATACTCGCGGCCATGAGCCCGCTGCCGCGGGCTCCGAGTGACGAGCCGACATGA
- a CDS encoding YqgE/AlgH family protein, translating into MPEESLRNQFLIAMPSLADSNFERSVSLLCEHGDDGALGLIINRPTDLTVGGMFEHLDIDCSGLNPAQTQGPVYWGGPVQSERGFVLHSPLGQWESSILVSPTLAVSTSRDILAAIGAGQGPDKFLITLGYAGWESGQLEREIMENSWLNTEASPSIIFDTASDMRWDAATRLLGIDPSSLSHGAGHA; encoded by the coding sequence ATGCCCGAGGAATCGTTGCGCAATCAGTTCCTTATCGCCATGCCCAGCTTGGCGGACAGCAATTTTGAACGCTCGGTCAGCTTGTTATGTGAACACGGCGATGACGGCGCCCTGGGCTTGATCATCAACCGCCCCACCGATCTGACCGTTGGCGGCATGTTCGAGCATCTGGATATCGACTGCAGCGGTTTGAACCCAGCACAAACCCAGGGGCCGGTCTACTGGGGTGGTCCGGTGCAGTCAGAGCGTGGGTTTGTCCTGCACAGCCCACTGGGCCAATGGGAATCCAGCATTTTGGTCAGCCCGACGCTGGCGGTCTCGACATCGCGGGACATTCTGGCGGCGATTGGCGCCGGCCAAGGCCCCGACAAATTCCTCATCACACTGGGCTATGCTGGCTGGGAAAGCGGGCAGCTGGAACGTGAAATTATGGAAAACAGCTGGCTCAACACCGAGGCCAGCCCGTCGATCATTTTCGACACGGCCAGTGACATGCGCTGGGATGCGGCCACCCGATTGCTCGGCATCGACCCGTCCAGCCTCAGTCATGGCGCAGGGCACGCGTGA
- the ruvX gene encoding Holliday junction resolvase RuvX encodes MSVVALGFDFGEKRIGMAIGNQTTGTSRALGWIATPHNDDGWRDIETAVHDWQPQVLLVGVPLTEDGGKQPMTRKARHFGHQLRERFHLPVCEIDERYSSTAADAALVEARRGGQRTRKLQRGDTDSAAASLIVQQWLDQA; translated from the coding sequence GTGAGCGTGGTTGCCCTGGGATTCGACTTCGGCGAAAAGCGCATCGGCATGGCCATTGGCAATCAGACCACCGGCACCAGCCGCGCCCTGGGCTGGATCGCAACGCCCCACAACGATGATGGCTGGCGCGATATCGAAACCGCTGTGCACGACTGGCAACCACAGGTTCTGCTGGTCGGCGTGCCTCTGACCGAAGATGGCGGCAAACAACCCATGACCCGCAAAGCACGCCATTTCGGCCACCAACTGCGCGAGCGCTTCCATTTGCCAGTCTGTGAAATCGACGAGCGTTACTCCTCGACGGCAGCCGACGCCGCTTTGGTCGAGGCGCGTCGTGGTGGCCAAAGAACCAGAAAACTCCAGCGCGGCGATACCGACAGCGCCGCCGCATCTCTTATTGTTCAGCAGTGGCTGGATCAGGCATGA
- a CDS encoding aspartate carbamoyltransferase catalytic subunit: MNPQIDEHGQFRHLLTMQGLSADNIHSILDRAESFVSSPGSGPRTSAELKGRTIVNLFFEASTRTRSAFELAGKRLSADVLNMDVATSSTSKGETLLDTLKTLEAMDVDMFIVRHHASGAAQFIANQVRPGVAVLNAGDGRHAHPTQALLDVFTIRRHKPDFASLSVAIVGDILHSRVARSEIRALRALGVRDLRVIGPSTLLPSGLAELGAQPETDMDRGIEGADVIIMLRLQKERMSGHFLPSADEFYQRYGLTQSRLAGARADALVMHPGPINRGVEIESRVADGPQSVILQQVNHGVAVRMAIMSMILGQSGARR, encoded by the coding sequence ATGAACCCGCAAATCGACGAACACGGTCAATTCCGCCACCTGCTCACCATGCAGGGTTTGAGCGCGGACAACATACACAGCATCCTGGATCGCGCCGAGAGCTTCGTCAGCAGCCCGGGCAGCGGCCCGCGAACCAGTGCGGAGCTCAAGGGCAGGACTATCGTCAACCTGTTCTTCGAGGCCAGCACCCGCACACGCTCGGCCTTCGAGCTGGCAGGCAAGCGTCTGAGCGCTGACGTGCTCAATATGGATGTCGCGACCTCCTCCACCAGCAAAGGTGAGACCCTGCTGGACACGCTGAAGACGCTCGAGGCGATGGATGTCGATATGTTCATCGTGCGTCACCACGCCAGCGGCGCCGCGCAATTTATAGCCAATCAGGTTCGCCCGGGTGTCGCGGTGCTCAACGCAGGCGACGGGCGCCATGCGCACCCGACCCAGGCCTTGCTGGATGTCTTCACCATTCGCCGCCACAAGCCGGATTTCGCATCACTGTCAGTGGCCATTGTTGGCGACATTCTGCACTCCCGCGTGGCCCGTTCAGAAATCCGAGCCTTGCGCGCGCTCGGGGTTCGCGATCTGCGCGTCATCGGCCCGAGCACGCTGTTACCGAGTGGTCTGGCCGAGCTTGGTGCTCAGCCAGAGACCGATATGGACCGCGGGATCGAAGGGGCCGACGTCATCATCATGCTGCGCTTGCAAAAAGAGCGCATGAGCGGCCACTTCCTACCCAGCGCCGACGAGTTCTACCAACGCTACGGGCTGACCCAGTCACGTTTGGCCGGGGCCAGGGCCGACGCCCTGGTCATGCATCCGGGCCCGATCAATCGCGGAGTGGAAATCGAATCGCGTGTGGCCGACGGCCCGCAATCGGTGATCCTGCAGCAAGTCAATCACGGGGTTGCCGTCCGCATGGCCATCATGTCCATGATTCTTGGCCAGTCCGGAGCGCGCCGATGA
- a CDS encoding dihydroorotase, protein MSLTRISNVQWFNPHADTGTQAVSVDADAQGLRLSDHAQADVTMDGQGLWLMPAMYDLGQHLPRAGRAASAISHELQAAWTNGFGAVCAAPDTDPLVDNPAAMEWIMQRVGHDAQPRAQLHLIGALTQGLQGTQLSNMASLQQAGCHAVGQGDGPMPEVGLLRQALRYAADLDLGVHLTPQLNTTFAGCAHDGAVASRLGLSGIPGVSETLAVAMIVALVEDTGCRVHLTRLSSAGAVTRLRQAQAAGLPITAGVSLWNLLYTDQAIADYDARFHLNPPLRDETDQRALVDGVRDGTIGVISSDHRPLGQDAKLGPFADTQAGANGIDGFIAGLVKLVHEHKLPPARLAQSTSQTPRRVIGEEPDTKDWLLIDPNQAWTMQADNVHSASRHTPWMGQSMHGALAGRITDGVCEIHQGWQGRLGV, encoded by the coding sequence ATGAGCCTCACACGTATCAGCAATGTTCAGTGGTTCAACCCGCATGCCGATACAGGCACCCAAGCGGTGTCGGTTGATGCTGACGCACAAGGCTTGCGCCTGAGTGATCACGCGCAGGCGGACGTCACCATGGATGGCCAGGGTCTGTGGCTCATGCCGGCGATGTATGACCTCGGGCAACACCTGCCCCGCGCCGGACGCGCGGCCAGCGCCATTTCGCACGAATTGCAGGCCGCCTGGACCAACGGCTTCGGGGCCGTTTGCGCGGCTCCGGATACCGATCCTCTGGTCGACAACCCGGCTGCCATGGAGTGGATCATGCAGCGCGTCGGCCACGATGCGCAGCCGCGCGCCCAGCTGCATCTGATCGGCGCTTTGACGCAGGGCCTGCAGGGCACGCAACTCAGCAATATGGCCAGCCTGCAACAAGCCGGCTGCCATGCCGTAGGCCAGGGAGACGGCCCCATGCCTGAGGTCGGCCTGCTACGCCAAGCGCTGCGCTACGCCGCCGACCTCGACCTTGGTGTCCATCTCACACCACAGCTCAACACCACCTTTGCCGGCTGCGCGCACGATGGCGCGGTGGCCAGCCGGCTTGGGCTCAGCGGCATCCCTGGCGTCAGTGAAACCCTCGCTGTTGCGATGATTGTTGCGCTGGTTGAAGACACCGGCTGTCGTGTCCACCTGACCAGACTGTCCAGCGCGGGTGCTGTTACACGCTTGCGCCAAGCCCAGGCAGCGGGTCTGCCGATTACGGCCGGCGTCTCCCTGTGGAATCTGCTGTACACCGACCAGGCCATAGCGGATTACGACGCCCGCTTTCACCTCAACCCACCGCTGCGAGATGAAACCGACCAGCGCGCACTTGTGGACGGCGTGCGCGACGGCACCATCGGCGTGATCAGTAGCGATCACCGCCCGCTTGGGCAGGACGCCAAGCTGGGCCCGTTTGCCGACACCCAAGCGGGCGCCAACGGTATTGACGGCTTCATCGCCGGCTTGGTCAAACTTGTGCATGAGCACAAGCTTCCCCCGGCACGTCTGGCGCAGAGCACCAGTCAGACACCACGGCGTGTGATCGGTGAAGAGCCGGACACCAAAGACTGGCTGCTCATCGACCCCAATCAAGCCTGGACAATGCAAGCGGATAACGTGCACAGTGCAAGCCGGCATACGCCATGGATGGGGCAATCGATGCATGGCGCACTGGCCGGACGCATCACGGATGGAGTCTGTGAAATCCACCAAGGCTGGCAAGGCCGGCTTGGTGTATAG
- a CDS encoding response regulator — protein MARVLIVDDSPTELMKLRGFLEAEGFQVVEASSGDDAIAKSKAQRPDIIVMDVVMPGMNGFQATRTLSRDPDTKDVPIIVCSSKSQETDKLWAKRQGAADYVVKPVKGPDLLSKIKALLN, from the coding sequence ATGGCACGCGTTCTTATCGTCGACGATTCGCCGACGGAATTGATGAAGTTGCGCGGATTTCTTGAGGCGGAAGGGTTTCAAGTGGTCGAAGCCAGTTCAGGGGACGATGCCATCGCAAAGTCCAAGGCCCAGCGCCCGGACATCATCGTCATGGACGTGGTAATGCCCGGCATGAACGGTTTTCAAGCCACGCGCACGCTGAGCCGTGACCCGGACACCAAAGATGTCCCGATCATCGTCTGCTCAAGCAAGAGTCAGGAAACCGACAAACTGTGGGCCAAGCGTCAAGGCGCTGCCGACTACGTGGTCAAGCCAGTCAAAGGGCCTGATCTTCTGTCCAAGATCAAGGCGCTACTGAACTAG
- a CDS encoding methyl-accepting chemotaxis protein translates to MAQAKGAAGSRREFLLLILAVVFLAATLGVYVYTQETARHDQEYVNLARSAQQQATDLGKLGADASRGITPDFRLLEGAQANLTDAIDFIRNGDELIDLPPAPKAVHESLDFLEESWAEMNDGVNTMLDGRSAFLTADQYVYQIDDTAIQIAEATEQLVERLVDIRAPGNVISLAAEQALLLERLRTRARRVIGAGRGADITAERLAEDTQAFASNNNQLRNSVANRDARAAELIKQSSNLFTRVNEGVAGIQGVASDIAEVQESSALLSRLGTEVLASAIDVEDSLTQLRQNRPIKPVLIYVFAGLSALSLLLFVAIFLFNVRRRQVAAETSERKQQEAILTLLDDISNLADGDLTTSVTVTEDFTGAIADSINFTIETLRTLVGTINNTARQVTDAASSTLDTATSLNQASRSQNDQIGSAAESITRMTESMQDMSREAEQLAQQAETSLQTARSGGETVRSTITGMEALREQIQDTSKRIKRLGESSQEIGNIIEFINDISEQTNTLALNASIQAAMAGESGKGFAVVADEVQRLAERASSATKQIEALVKTIQADTNEAIISMERSTANVVAGSKSAQTAGGALERIESFASELARLIQQIAGTSSEQAKVAFGLNETMTQLRTIANQTADSADLTASRTRELTTLSEQMRESVSGFRLPGDDIEDDFSDMAEFDDMDTEQAA, encoded by the coding sequence ATGGCACAAGCGAAAGGCGCAGCAGGAAGTCGACGCGAGTTTTTGCTGCTTATTCTGGCCGTCGTCTTTCTGGCCGCGACTCTGGGGGTATACGTTTACACCCAGGAAACCGCCCGTCACGACCAGGAATACGTCAATCTTGCGCGCTCTGCGCAGCAGCAGGCGACCGATCTGGGCAAGTTGGGTGCCGACGCCTCGCGCGGCATCACGCCTGACTTTCGCCTGCTTGAAGGCGCTCAGGCCAACCTGACCGATGCGATCGACTTCATCCGCAACGGCGACGAGTTGATCGACCTGCCTCCCGCACCGAAGGCCGTGCATGAGTCTCTCGACTTCCTGGAGGAATCCTGGGCCGAGATGAACGACGGCGTGAACACCATGCTTGATGGTCGCAGCGCCTTCCTCACCGCCGATCAATACGTCTATCAGATCGATGACACGGCGATTCAGATTGCCGAAGCCACCGAGCAGCTGGTTGAACGCCTGGTCGATATTCGCGCTCCCGGTAACGTGATCAGCCTGGCTGCCGAGCAGGCCTTGCTGCTGGAGCGCCTGCGCACCCGCGCACGCCGCGTGATCGGTGCCGGCCGTGGCGCTGACATCACCGCCGAGCGTCTGGCCGAAGACACCCAGGCATTTGCCAGCAACAACAACCAGTTGCGCAACAGCGTGGCAAACCGCGATGCGCGTGCGGCTGAACTGATCAAGCAATCGAGCAACCTGTTTACCCGTGTCAATGAAGGGGTTGCAGGCATCCAGGGTGTGGCCTCCGATATCGCCGAGGTTCAGGAATCATCAGCCCTGCTTTCGCGCTTGGGCACAGAAGTGCTGGCCTCAGCCATCGACGTCGAAGATTCGCTCACACAGCTGCGTCAGAACCGTCCGATCAAGCCGGTCCTGATCTACGTCTTCGCCGGATTGTCCGCACTGTCTCTGCTGTTATTCGTTGCCATCTTCCTGTTCAACGTACGTCGTCGTCAGGTTGCGGCAGAAACCTCTGAGCGCAAACAGCAGGAAGCCATTCTGACCCTGCTGGATGACATCTCCAACCTGGCAGATGGTGACCTCACCACCTCAGTGACAGTGACCGAGGACTTCACCGGCGCAATCGCAGACTCGATCAACTTCACCATCGAAACCCTGCGCACCCTGGTCGGCACGATTAACAACACAGCACGCCAGGTGACGGACGCCGCATCCTCGACCCTGGACACGGCAACCTCGCTGAACCAGGCAAGCCGCTCGCAGAACGATCAGATCGGTTCAGCGGCAGAGTCGATTACTCGCATGACCGAGAGCATGCAGGACATGTCGCGTGAGGCTGAACAGCTCGCCCAGCAGGCTGAAACCTCACTGCAGACGGCCCGTTCGGGTGGTGAAACGGTGCGCTCAACGATCACCGGCATGGAAGCCCTGCGCGAGCAGATCCAGGACACCTCCAAGCGCATCAAGCGCCTGGGTGAATCCTCGCAGGAAATCGGCAACATCATCGAGTTCATTAACGACATTTCCGAGCAGACCAACACCCTGGCGCTGAACGCATCGATCCAGGCCGCCATGGCCGGGGAATCGGGCAAAGGCTTCGCGGTGGTCGCAGACGAAGTCCAGCGTCTGGCAGAACGTGCCAGTTCGGCAACCAAACAGATTGAAGCCCTGGTCAAAACCATTCAGGCCGATACCAACGAAGCCATCATCTCGATGGAGCGTTCAACCGCCAACGTGGTCGCCGGGTCGAAGTCGGCACAGACCGCAGGTGGCGCGCTGGAGCGTATCGAGAGCTTCGCATCCGAGCTGGCTCGACTGATTCAACAGATCGCCGGGACCTCAAGCGAGCAGGCCAAGGTTGCTTTCGGCCTGAACGAAACGATGACCCAGCTGCGCACCATCGCCAACCAAACGGCTGATTCGGCTGACCTGACGGCATCGCGTACGCGTGAGCTGACCACCCTGTCGGAGCAGATGCGTGAGTCGGTCTCCGGTTTCCGCCTGCCTGGCGACGACATCGAAGACGATTTCAGCGATATGGCCGAATTCGACGACATGGATACCGAACAAGCGGCGTAA
- a CDS encoding PilT/PilU family type 4a pilus ATPase, whose amino-acid sequence MMKLIPYLKLAVEKNASDIFFTTSSPAMLKVDGNMFAIGKQLMTKDLIKELAYSIMTPDQQATFEQNLEIDLATEAGGLGRFRVNIFNQRGNVSMVLRYVQSKVPTIDELGMPDALRDLIMRKRGLLLMVGATGSGKSTTLAAMLDHRNESAGGHILTIEDPIEFLHPNKKSIVNQREIGQDTHSYAAALKSSLREAPDVILVGEIRDRETMEAAIQLAGTGHLCISTLHANNAYQTLQRIINMFPEDLRAQLYMDLSINLRAIISQRLVRTVEGKRCAAVEVMINTPYIAELILRGEVDGIKETMADSQDRAMQTFDDALFALYKEGRISKEEALGNADSAANLESRIAFT is encoded by the coding sequence ATGATGAAGCTCATTCCTTATCTGAAGCTGGCGGTTGAGAAAAACGCTTCGGACATCTTCTTCACCACCAGCTCACCGGCCATGCTCAAGGTCGACGGCAACATGTTTGCCATCGGCAAGCAGCTGATGACCAAGGATCTGATCAAAGAACTGGCCTACAGCATCATGACGCCGGACCAGCAGGCCACCTTTGAACAGAATCTGGAGATCGACCTGGCCACCGAAGCCGGCGGTTTGGGGCGTTTTCGCGTCAACATTTTCAACCAGCGAGGCAACGTGTCCATGGTGCTGCGCTATGTGCAGTCCAAGGTGCCGACCATTGACGAACTCGGTATGCCGGATGCGCTGCGGGATCTGATCATGCGTAAGCGTGGTCTGCTTCTCATGGTGGGCGCAACCGGTTCGGGCAAGTCGACCACCCTGGCGGCCATGTTGGACCACCGCAACGAAAGTGCCGGTGGGCATATCCTGACGATCGAAGATCCGATCGAATTTCTGCATCCCAACAAGAAGTCGATCGTTAACCAACGTGAAATCGGGCAGGACACGCACAGCTATGCGGCGGCGCTGAAGAGCTCATTGCGTGAAGCGCCTGACGTGATTCTGGTCGGTGAGATTCGCGACCGCGAAACCATGGAGGCGGCGATTCAGCTGGCCGGTACAGGTCACCTGTGTATCTCCACCCTGCACGCCAACAATGCGTATCAGACGCTGCAGCGCATCATCAATATGTTCCCTGAAGATCTGCGTGCACAGCTGTACATGGATTTGTCGATCAATCTGCGCGCGATTATTTCCCAGCGGCTGGTGCGCACGGTGGAAGGCAAGCGCTGTGCAGCCGTCGAGGTCATGATCAACACACCGTACATCGCTGAGCTGATTCTGCGTGGTGAGGTGGATGGCATCAAGGAAACCATGGCGGACAGTCAGGACCGGGCTATGCAGACCTTCGACGATGCATTGTTCGCCCTGTACAAGGAAGGGCGCATCAGCAAAGAAGAAGCGTTAGGCAATGCAGATTCGGCGGCAAACCTAGAGTCGCGAATCGCGTTCACTTGA